One region of Merismopedia glauca CCAP 1448/3 genomic DNA includes:
- a CDS encoding DUF262 domain-containing protein, whose protein sequence is MPLQEEIDTTRSDIRTDSYSMSIGEWISLYENAEIDIHPDFQRFFRWSDHQKSAFIESILLGIPIPPIFVSQRNDGIWDVIDGLQRLSTIYEFVGIAQADTQEQTFLTLQKTTYLPSLEGKKWDDPNDKNNSLTQAQRLLIKRAKIAVNIVEKESDPMIKYELFQRLNTGGSIATQQEVRNCILLMLDKDLYKLMRSLADRESFKNCIALSDRLYEEQYDMELVLRFILLFDKDDSSIQTLGGDVSVFLTDRMRDMALKKHWDGSHIERAFEVTFNMLNEAMGDNSFKRYKSDNDRFLGGFLLSAYEVVALGIGYNYQNPPPTDQIDERIKKIWSDPTYQKWSGAGVNGARRLPYLIPLGRKVFSPL, encoded by the coding sequence ATGCCTTTACAAGAAGAGATTGACACAACAAGATCGGACATTAGAACAGATAGCTATTCAATGTCTATCGGTGAGTGGATCAGCCTTTATGAGAATGCTGAAATCGATATTCATCCAGATTTTCAAAGGTTTTTTCGCTGGTCAGATCATCAAAAATCAGCTTTCATAGAATCAATTCTTTTAGGTATACCAATTCCACCAATTTTTGTGAGCCAGAGAAATGATGGTATTTGGGATGTTATTGATGGTCTACAGAGACTATCAACTATATATGAATTTGTGGGTATTGCTCAGGCTGATACTCAAGAGCAAACTTTTTTGACTTTGCAAAAAACTACTTATTTACCTTCTTTAGAAGGTAAAAAATGGGACGATCCAAACGATAAAAACAATTCTTTAACTCAGGCACAGCGCTTATTAATCAAGCGAGCAAAAATCGCAGTTAATATTGTTGAAAAAGAAAGCGATCCAATGATTAAGTACGAGCTATTTCAACGACTTAATACAGGAGGTTCAATTGCTACGCAGCAAGAAGTAAGAAACTGCATTCTTTTAATGTTAGATAAAGATTTATATAAATTAATGCGTTCCCTTGCGGATCGTGAGTCATTTAAAAACTGTATCGCTTTGAGTGATAGACTTTATGAAGAACAGTATGACATGGAATTAGTACTGCGGTTTATTCTTCTATTTGATAAGGATGATAGTAGTATTCAAACTTTAGGTGGAGACGTAAGCGTTTTTTTAACAGATAGAATGCGTGACATGGCTCTTAAAAAACATTGGGATGGCAGTCATATAGAAAGAGCATTTGAGGTAACATTTAATATGCTTAATGAAGCCATGGGGGATAATAGCTTCAAGCGATATAAATCAGATAATGATAGATTCCTTGGAGGATTTTTATTATCTGCATATGAGGTAGTAGCACTAGGAATTGGATACAACTATCAAAATCCACCTCCAACAGATCAAATAGATGAGCGTATTAAAAAAATTTGGTCAGATCCAACTTATCAAAAATGGTCAGGAGCAGGAGTAAATGGAGCAAGACGCTTACCTTATCTTATTCCGCTTGGTAGAAAGGTCTTTTCACCTTTATGA
- a CDS encoding MAE_28990/MAE_18760 family HEPN-like nuclease produces the protein MSLRTAEQLSNKLSADLAWRKKELSEIKSLVEAKTISDQRHKLLLRSGICILYSHWEGFVKLAANSYLEYVRSKKLSYNQLSSNFLALAMKEKLNEAKETNKPSLYIPVCNFFLSQLNQKCFLPKEAISTASNLSSEILREITDILGIDFSLYSTKSVLIDIKLLKARNEIAHGNYLILDRDEYIELHLEVIGMLDTFRNQIENAAIQEKFKHISP, from the coding sequence ATGAGCCTCCGAACTGCTGAACAATTAAGCAATAAGCTCTCTGCCGATCTTGCTTGGCGAAAGAAAGAACTTTCAGAAATTAAATCTTTAGTAGAAGCGAAAACTATTTCTGACCAAAGGCACAAACTATTACTGAGGAGTGGAATATGTATTCTGTATTCCCATTGGGAAGGTTTTGTTAAATTAGCAGCAAACTCATATCTAGAATATGTTAGGTCAAAAAAGCTTTCTTATAATCAGCTTTCCAGTAATTTTTTAGCTTTGGCAATGAAAGAAAAACTTAATGAGGCAAAAGAGACAAATAAACCATCGTTATATATACCTGTTTGTAACTTCTTTCTATCTCAATTAAATCAAAAATGTTTCTTACCTAAAGAGGCAATATCTACTGCATCAAATCTCTCTTCTGAAATTTTGAGAGAAATAACTGATATTCTGGGAATAGACTTTTCACTCTACTCTACTAAGTCTGTACTAATCGATATTAAACTGTTAAAAGCAAGAAACGAAATTGCACATGGTAATTATTTAATCTTAGATAGAGATGAATATATAGAATTACATCTAGAAGTTATAGGTATGCTTGATACATTTCGTAACCAAATAGAAAATGCTGCTATTCAGGAAAAGTTTAAGCATATATCACCTTAA
- a CDS encoding type II toxin-antitoxin system HicB family antitoxin, protein MKFNVTVDRDEDGIWIVECPSIPGCVSQGQTKDEALENIKDAIAACLQVRAERGLPLTVETHQVEVVA, encoded by the coding sequence ATGAAATTTAATGTAACTGTTGACCGCGATGAAGACGGTATATGGATTGTAGAATGTCCTAGTATCCCTGGTTGTGTTAGTCAAGGTCAAACTAAAGACGAAGCGCTAGAAAATATCAAAGATGCAATCGCAGCTTGTCTCCAAGTCCGCGCTGAGAGAGGTTTACCCCTTACCGTGGAAACTCATCAAGTAGAAGTTGTGGCGTAG
- a CDS encoding type II toxin-antitoxin system HicA family toxin, giving the protein MTSGLPVLSGRKVVRILEKFGWQVVRQSSSHIIMVKEGEAVTLSVPDHYEVAKGTLRSLIRSAGLTVEQFVSAI; this is encoded by the coding sequence ATGACATCTGGTCTTCCTGTGCTTAGCGGACGTAAGGTAGTTCGTATTTTGGAAAAGTTTGGTTGGCAAGTTGTACGCCAGAGTTCAAGTCATATCATTATGGTTAAGGAAGGTGAAGCAGTCACGCTATCTGTTCCTGACCACTATGAAGTTGCGAAAGGGACTCTGCGTAGTCTCATTCGTTCCGCTGGGCTTACAGTGGAACAGTTTGTGTCTGCCATTTGA
- a CDS encoding type II toxin-antitoxin system VapC family toxin → MKYLLDTDHISFLQRRSSTEFTRLMTRMSQYSPADFGLSIVSFHEQVLGAHNFINRARTNTDLIGGYTLLRETLQGFASAPVLPFDDEASGIFDELREQKVRVSTMDLRIAAIARSRNLVLLTRNVSDFSKVPSLVTEDWTV, encoded by the coding sequence GTGAAATATCTGCTCGACACAGACCACATCAGTTTTCTACAGCGACGCTCAAGTACAGAATTCACTCGTTTAATGACTCGGATGAGTCAATACTCCCCAGCAGATTTTGGTTTATCTATTGTAAGTTTCCACGAGCAGGTTCTTGGCGCTCACAATTTCATTAATCGCGCTCGAACAAATACAGACTTGATTGGCGGATATACTCTGTTGCGCGAAACCCTTCAGGGCTTTGCATCGGCTCCCGTTTTACCGTTTGATGATGAAGCGAGCGGCATTTTTGATGAGTTACGAGAGCAAAAAGTTAGAGTGTCTACAATGGATTTGAGAATAGCAGCGATCGCCAGATCTCGTAACTTGGTGCTGTTGACCCGAAACGTTAGTGACTTCAGCAAAGTTCCCAGTTTAGTAACAGAAGATTGGACGGTGTAG
- the cysE gene encoding serine O-acetyltransferase codes for MLSTLLADFRIVFDRDPAARNWLEVLFCYPGLQALVFHRVAHRLNRMGIPFIPRLMSYISRFLTGVEIHPGATIGKGIFIDHGMGVVIGETAIIGDYTLIYQGVTLGGTGKDQGKRHPTVGENVVVGAGAKVLGNIQIGNNVRIGAGSVVLRDVPSDCTVVGIPGRIVYRSGVKVNPLEHGSLPDSEAEVIRILLDKIETLSQQVQELQSQAYLVPAGQIKAEICRKLESSAPHCEISDAVIQQFLDGSGI; via the coding sequence GTGCTATCTACCCTGCTAGCTGATTTTCGGATCGTCTTCGATCGCGATCCTGCCGCTCGCAACTGGCTCGAGGTGTTATTTTGTTATCCAGGATTGCAAGCACTAGTCTTTCACCGAGTAGCTCATCGGTTAAACCGGATGGGTATCCCTTTCATTCCTAGATTGATGTCTTACATCTCCAGATTCCTTACAGGTGTAGAAATTCATCCAGGTGCGACTATTGGAAAAGGGATATTTATCGATCACGGTATGGGAGTAGTGATCGGAGAAACGGCAATTATTGGCGACTATACCCTAATTTACCAAGGAGTAACTTTAGGGGGAACCGGTAAAGATCAAGGAAAACGCCACCCCACAGTCGGAGAAAATGTAGTAGTTGGGGCTGGTGCTAAAGTTTTAGGTAATATCCAGATTGGGAATAACGTGCGGATTGGCGCTGGTTCTGTAGTATTACGAGATGTACCTTCTGATTGCACTGTAGTGGGTATTCCAGGTAGAATCGTCTATCGCTCTGGCGTGAAGGTGAATCCTTTAGAACACGGTAGCTTGCCAGATTCCGAAGCAGAAGTGATTAGAATTTTGTTGGATAAAATCGAGACCTTATCTCAACAAGTGCAAGAACTTCAATCTCAAGCTTATCTGGTGCCTGCTGGGCAAATAAAAGCCGAAATTTGTCGCAAATTAGAATCATCTGCTCCTCACTGCGAAATTTCTGATGCTGTGATTCAGCAGTTTTTAGATGGATCGGGAATTTAG
- a CDS encoding glycosyltransferase produces the protein MRKLYFLVPGTGGKFACGGLWAELKTFELAKKVCSAELVTYKQRENNTLFLDDLIERSPFNLEQITFVIGWGFDVPKIAQKLSQCHLIYHAHSAGYGFTLPANIPIITVSKNTMGYWGQKSPNSLIYYLPNQISPEFYNLNLSRDIDVLVQTRKSSEYLIKQLIPALKQKCNVYVVDGFVADLAQLFNRTKVYLYDSAEYWAQQGVSEGFGLQPMEAMACGCHVFSSINGGLSDYLDPGFNCQKIAGYSQEYDIKRILEVVNQNTAFEMPAILLNEYREENILARLNLILTEIDEFFDFSQSSAGNIANLTNMRIMKLNAQRVWKKLTRR, from the coding sequence ATGCGAAAACTTTACTTCTTAGTTCCTGGAACGGGTGGTAAATTTGCCTGTGGTGGACTTTGGGCAGAATTAAAAACTTTTGAATTAGCTAAAAAGGTTTGCTCAGCCGAATTAGTCACCTACAAACAAAGGGAAAATAATACTCTATTTCTAGACGATCTGATCGAGCGATCGCCCTTTAATCTAGAACAAATAACTTTTGTAATTGGCTGGGGATTTGATGTTCCTAAAATCGCCCAAAAACTCAGCCAATGTCATCTAATTTATCATGCTCACAGTGCTGGTTACGGCTTCACTTTACCTGCTAATATTCCTATTATTACTGTTAGTAAAAATACAATGGGATATTGGGGGCAAAAGTCGCCTAACTCTTTAATTTATTACTTGCCAAATCAAATTTCTCCTGAATTTTATAACCTAAACTTAAGCCGAGATATTGATGTTTTAGTCCAAACTCGTAAATCTTCTGAATATCTGATAAAACAGTTAATTCCAGCTTTAAAACAGAAGTGCAATGTCTATGTAGTCGATGGTTTTGTTGCCGATCTTGCCCAACTTTTTAATCGAACCAAAGTTTATCTCTATGATTCCGCCGAGTATTGGGCACAACAAGGAGTTTCTGAAGGATTTGGATTGCAACCAATGGAAGCTATGGCTTGTGGTTGTCATGTTTTTTCTAGCATCAACGGCGGACTTTCTGATTATTTAGATCCTGGATTTAATTGTCAAAAAATAGCTGGATATTCTCAAGAATATGACATTAAGCGGATTCTAGAAGTTGTCAATCAAAACACAGCATTTGAGATGCCTGCAATCTTATTAAATGAGTATCGAGAAGAAAATATCTTAGCTCGATTAAACCTAATTTTGACAGAGATAGATGAATTTTTCGATTTCAGTCAATCCTCCGCAGGAAATATCGCTAACCTGACAAATATGAGAATTATGAAATTAAATGCCCAGAGAGTTTGGAAAAAGCTAACTCGCAGGTAA
- a CDS encoding 2TM domain-containing protein — translation MAEPESSLTRSYSQEEIQEILQLAIAKQADERDFSPQQLQEIAIELGISPDAIAQAEKTWLTQGIINRHRQEFELYRRTKWQKQLGNFAIVNLFLIALNILNAGEISWSLYVLLFWGLKIVRQAWNQYKASPEDDRKALQKWYRQQQSW, via the coding sequence ATGGCAGAACCAGAATCTTCTTTGACTCGTTCCTACTCTCAAGAAGAGATTCAGGAAATTTTGCAACTGGCGATCGCCAAACAAGCTGATGAACGAGACTTTTCCCCCCAACAGTTGCAGGAAATTGCCATCGAACTGGGGATATCGCCAGATGCTATAGCTCAAGCTGAGAAAACTTGGCTCACTCAAGGTATCATAAATCGCCACCGCCAAGAGTTTGAACTTTACCGTCGCACTAAATGGCAAAAACAATTAGGAAACTTTGCCATTGTCAATCTCTTTTTAATTGCTCTTAATATCTTGAATGCTGGCGAAATTTCCTGGTCGTTATACGTTTTACTGTTCTGGGGTCTGAAAATCGTTCGTCAAGCCTGGAATCAGTATAAAGCATCTCCAGAAGATGATCGGAAAGCTCTACAAAAGTGGTATCGTCAACAGCAATCCTGGTAA
- a CDS encoding glycosyltransferase family 39 protein, giving the protein MLSISIAIGTVLRFTNLTQKTIWSDEFSTIVFSLGNSFKTVPLNQILTPDTLLQPLVPNPDSTVKNTIYNLFTESTHPPLYFMLNHWWFKLFPSESGLVSLWGARSLSVLFGILAIPAIFGLGWLTFRSLIVAQISAALMAVSPFGVALSQDARHYTLAILWVIASVSCFIVAIRYLVSDRKLPLNLLFNWIVANCLGVATHYFVIITLAAEFVVFVGLKFRKDRHKTQVKLNNWLKLYTVGFMSLFGCSIWLVVWHNFHDKHLIQWIYGDNNNFIKLIEPIGQLPVAWATMLFLLPIESQNIATIVISAILMLGLLILTVYSVWKAWAVAKSKNQAVPEFQWLGALIFTIMAIFFVLAYAKFSDILSAIRYNFVYFPPLIVLISGSLSLYFQLPQLSEVKIFKKLKISTNSLVLFLWIMGLIGSLVVISGVGFQKPYRPDLVANKITELSQPTALITIFHDTHIQTSKMMGIAWEINQRKLPKDAQNYQFLLNHPECNLEIETNCISVEKLLYKTVNQIPKPLDVWVVDYPSLDINVGDNCVLEPTVRFKFPGFKAKRYHCSNPS; this is encoded by the coding sequence TTGCTATCGATCTCGATCGCCATCGGTACTGTTTTACGTTTCACTAATCTGACTCAAAAAACAATTTGGTCTGATGAGTTTTCTACCATAGTATTTAGCTTAGGAAATAGTTTCAAAACTGTTCCCCTCAACCAGATCCTTACTCCCGATACATTGTTACAACCATTAGTACCGAATCCAGATTCAACCGTTAAAAATACTATCTACAATCTATTCACAGAAAGTACTCATCCTCCACTGTACTTTATGCTGAACCATTGGTGGTTCAAATTATTTCCCTCTGAATCTGGATTAGTATCATTATGGGGAGCTAGATCCCTTAGTGTGCTTTTTGGAATATTGGCAATTCCGGCTATCTTTGGTTTGGGTTGGCTAACATTTAGATCTCTGATAGTAGCCCAAATTAGCGCTGCCTTGATGGCAGTTTCTCCATTTGGTGTGGCTCTATCTCAAGATGCCCGTCATTATACTTTAGCTATATTGTGGGTAATTGCATCTGTATCTTGTTTTATTGTAGCTATTAGATACTTAGTTAGCGATCGCAAATTACCATTAAATTTATTATTCAATTGGATTGTCGCTAATTGTTTAGGTGTCGCTACTCACTATTTTGTAATTATTACTTTAGCCGCAGAATTCGTGGTTTTTGTAGGTTTAAAATTCAGAAAAGATAGGCATAAAACTCAAGTCAAACTAAATAATTGGCTCAAACTTTATACAGTAGGTTTTATGAGTCTCTTTGGTTGCTCGATCTGGTTAGTAGTATGGCACAATTTTCATGATAAACATTTAATTCAATGGATTTATGGAGATAATAATAATTTTATCAAGTTAATTGAACCCATTGGACAATTGCCTGTAGCTTGGGCAACCATGCTATTTCTACTACCAATAGAAAGTCAGAATATCGCCACGATTGTTATCTCAGCCATTTTGATGTTGGGATTATTAATTTTAACTGTTTATAGTGTTTGGAAAGCTTGGGCGGTTGCTAAATCTAAAAACCAGGCAGTACCAGAATTTCAATGGTTGGGTGCTTTGATTTTCACTATCATGGCTATTTTTTTCGTTTTAGCCTACGCAAAATTCTCCGATATCCTGAGTGCTATTCGTTATAACTTTGTTTATTTTCCCCCTTTAATAGTATTGATATCTGGAAGTTTATCTTTATATTTTCAATTGCCCCAACTCTCTGAAGTCAAAATCTTTAAAAAGCTCAAAATATCCACTAATTCATTGGTATTATTTCTGTGGATTATGGGGTTAATAGGCTCTTTAGTAGTTATATCTGGAGTTGGCTTTCAAAAACCATATCGACCAGATTTAGTAGCCAATAAAATTACTGAGTTATCTCAACCAACAGCATTAATAACTATTTTTCATGATACCCATATACAGACATCAAAAATGATGGGTATTGCTTGGGAGATCAACCAAAGAAAATTACCAAAAGATGCTCAAAACTATCAATTTTTGCTCAATCATCCTGAATGCAACTTGGAGATAGAGACAAACTGTATCTCAGTTGAAAAACTATTATATAAGACTGTGAATCAAATACCTAAACCTTTGGATGTGTGGGTAGTAGATTATCCATCTTTAGATATCAATGTAGGGGATAATTGCGTGCTGGAACCCACCGTGAGGTTTAAATTCCCTGGCTTTAAAGCTAAACGATATCATTGTTCTAATCCTTCATAG
- a CDS encoding tetratricopeptide repeat protein — MNPKFKLMPTESSSFPKARNNYSHSILSPWLRGAIFQRSSFAIAFFLSTSVTYSILPGLSVPLRVVEKEASDRLAQASRKPNAAKLYEQGVSLSKAGKCTEAIAAFDRAVILNQKYVAAWVGKGICEEKLQKYEEAFKSYDKAVKLQPNSSAIWYNRGRQLLQLQRYAEALKSYDRAIQYQAKNPDIWYAKGFALDELKRYSEAVAAYDKAISYKNNFADAWYAKGSSLRNLQRNEEALKAYQKAISIKSDYPEAWYEQGYILGKLKQDNAALNAYNKATELRSYYLEAWYNKGVLLEKLQRYPEAIAAYKQVVEIRPNYAEGWHNLGVVHAKSKQDREALQAYDKAIEYKPDFAEAWNNKGSVLETSEKYSDALAAYNKALEIKPDYQAAIDNRQRLETALKQRETQPSSQPTPTPNNQPSPTNP, encoded by the coding sequence ATGAACCCCAAGTTTAAGCTTATGCCTACTGAATCTAGCAGTTTCCCTAAAGCTAGAAATAATTATTCCCACTCTATTTTATCTCCTTGGCTGCGAGGGGCAATCTTCCAGAGGAGCAGCTTCGCGATCGCATTTTTCCTCAGCACAAGTGTCACTTACTCAATTTTACCAGGTTTATCTGTTCCCCTGAGGGTAGTTGAAAAGGAAGCCTCCGATCGATTAGCTCAAGCTTCTCGCAAACCAAATGCAGCCAAATTGTACGAGCAGGGAGTTAGTTTAAGTAAAGCTGGAAAATGTACCGAAGCGATCGCAGCTTTCGATCGAGCCGTTATTCTCAATCAAAAATATGTAGCCGCTTGGGTGGGTAAAGGGATTTGTGAAGAGAAACTCCAAAAGTATGAAGAAGCCTTCAAATCCTACGATAAAGCTGTGAAATTACAACCTAATAGTAGCGCTATTTGGTACAATCGTGGCAGACAATTACTACAATTGCAACGCTACGCCGAAGCTTTAAAATCTTACGATCGAGCCATTCAATATCAAGCTAAAAACCCAGATATTTGGTATGCCAAAGGGTTTGCTTTAGATGAATTAAAACGTTACTCAGAAGCGGTAGCTGCTTACGATAAAGCGATTAGTTACAAGAACAACTTTGCTGATGCTTGGTATGCCAAAGGTTCAAGTTTAAGAAATTTACAACGAAATGAAGAAGCTTTAAAAGCTTATCAAAAAGCCATTTCAATCAAGTCTGACTATCCCGAAGCTTGGTACGAACAGGGATATATTTTAGGCAAACTAAAGCAGGATAATGCGGCTCTCAATGCTTACAACAAAGCGACGGAACTCAGATCTTACTATCTAGAAGCTTGGTATAATAAGGGAGTGCTACTAGAAAAACTGCAACGATATCCTGAAGCGATCGCAGCTTATAAACAGGTGGTAGAAATTAGACCTAACTATGCAGAAGGTTGGCATAATTTAGGTGTAGTTCATGCTAAGTCTAAACAAGATCGAGAAGCTCTACAAGCTTATGATAAAGCAATAGAATACAAACCCGATTTTGCGGAAGCGTGGAATAATAAAGGTAGCGTTTTGGAAACCTCGGAAAAATACTCAGATGCTTTAGCAGCGTATAATAAAGCCCTAGAAATTAAGCCAGATTACCAAGCAGCAATTGATAACCGCCAAAGGTTAGAAACGGCTCTCAAACAACGAGAAACCCAACCATCGAGTCAACCTACACCGACACCAAATAATCAGCCATCACCAACCAATCCGTAA
- a CDS encoding COP23 domain-containing protein: protein MNHKLLTLSISSLTILSLAAIYQPPVLAQRTSFYCDTTKSPPTTYIKSRGRRSAVIRWNLGIGRSSALQRCKIVSQRFQRQYDSGNLRFFKTGFLNGYPVVCAARTSGDRCTNRMLLFTLTRGSNPNTVLAQLFNLNSLASSAVINQSGVPPVSPVIAPQSSRDRSQGGENNTREADFANEKTYSFDNYLNNLPNEEDPSDEPTLEGN, encoded by the coding sequence ATGAATCACAAGTTACTGACTTTGAGTATTTCGAGTTTAACTATTTTAAGTCTTGCGGCTATTTACCAGCCACCAGTTTTGGCTCAAAGAACGAGTTTTTATTGCGATACTACTAAGTCTCCTCCTACAACTTATATTAAGAGTCGGGGGAGGAGAAGCGCCGTCATCCGGTGGAATTTAGGAATTGGAAGAAGTTCTGCACTACAACGCTGTAAAATAGTCTCTCAAAGGTTCCAACGTCAATATGATAGTGGGAACCTGCGCTTTTTCAAAACCGGATTTTTGAATGGATATCCTGTAGTTTGTGCGGCTAGAACTTCTGGCGATCGCTGCACCAATAGAATGCTATTATTTACCCTAACTAGAGGTAGCAATCCTAATACTGTATTAGCCCAATTGTTTAATCTTAATTCTTTGGCTAGTAGCGCGGTAATTAATCAAAGCGGTGTCCCTCCAGTTTCTCCAGTTATTGCTCCGCAATCTTCTCGCGATCGTTCTCAAGGAGGTGAAAATAACACTCGTGAAGCAGATTTTGCTAATGAGAAAACCTATAGTTTTGACAACTATTTAAACAATCTTCCCAATGAAGAAGATCCCTCTGATGAACCTACTTTGGAAGGGAATTAG
- a CDS encoding serine/threonine-protein kinase codes for MINNKLKGRYHIIKQLGGGGFSVTYTARDEHIPDQPLCVVKQLKPLNPDPYVLEVSQRLFEREAKTLYKLHHEQIPKLLAHFEDMGEFFLVQDYIDGDNLSQDELFIGKKLNESQVTKLLTEILEVLAFVHQQNIIHRDINPRNLIRRKADGKLFLIDFGAVKEIQGVGATKLGNTEATVIGTSGFMAPEQANGQPKFASDVYSVGMLAIQALTGIPPNQLPKDPQGLSVLLFAQTQVSQKLLKVIERMTSYNFSDRYPSAQEALEAVRDLNPHPKFKPGDYGKFAAIGGLAFSLAAALAIAFYYLQKPPLPNLIQYQNTACGLEIDYPETWGREEIFNRLTGEIVKFVAISNTSVSYPPQIVISATDLSANPVSLTEYVNNYKTNLKQEVGNFQIVTERDTTLANTSGYRIDFSSVDDEQNLRTIEFVTLKDFKAYTLTFIAPADRYNDLVKIVEKMVQTFDIQPQNLDTCFAPKVNK; via the coding sequence ATGATAAATAACAAACTGAAAGGACGATATCACATTATTAAGCAACTCGGTGGTGGTGGCTTTAGCGTCACTTATACGGCTAGAGATGAGCATATACCAGATCAACCCTTATGTGTGGTTAAACAACTAAAACCTTTAAATCCAGATCCTTATGTTTTAGAAGTATCTCAAAGATTATTTGAAAGAGAAGCAAAAACTTTATATAAACTTCATCACGAGCAAATTCCCAAATTGTTAGCTCATTTTGAAGATATGGGGGAATTCTTTTTAGTTCAAGACTATATTGATGGTGACAATTTGAGTCAAGATGAGTTGTTTATTGGCAAAAAGCTCAATGAATCTCAGGTAACTAAACTTTTAACAGAAATCCTGGAAGTTTTGGCTTTTGTACATCAACAAAACATTATTCATCGCGATATTAATCCACGTAATTTAATTAGGAGAAAAGCGGATGGAAAGTTGTTTTTAATTGATTTTGGTGCAGTTAAAGAAATTCAAGGTGTAGGTGCGACAAAATTAGGAAATACTGAAGCTACTGTGATTGGAACCTCTGGTTTTATGGCTCCAGAGCAAGCTAATGGACAACCTAAATTTGCTAGCGATGTGTATTCTGTAGGAATGCTAGCTATTCAAGCTTTAACTGGAATTCCCCCGAATCAATTACCTAAAGATCCTCAAGGTTTATCAGTTTTATTATTCGCTCAAACTCAAGTCAGTCAGAAATTATTAAAAGTTATAGAGCGAATGACTAGTTATAACTTTAGCGATCGCTATCCTTCGGCTCAAGAAGCCTTAGAAGCTGTTAGAGATCTCAATCCTCATCCTAAGTTTAAACCTGGTGATTACGGCAAATTTGCAGCCATTGGTGGCTTAGCTTTCAGCTTAGCTGCGGCTTTGGCGATCGCATTTTATTATTTACAAAAGCCCCCATTACCTAACTTAATTCAATATCAAAATACAGCCTGTGGTTTGGAAATTGATTATCCTGAAACCTGGGGAAGAGAAGAAATTTTTAATCGCCTAACTGGGGAAATTGTAAAATTTGTGGCTATCTCTAATACATCTGTCAGTTATCCACCACAAATTGTGATTTCAGCCACAGATTTATCAGCTAATCCTGTCTCTTTGACAGAATATGTGAATAACTATAAAACTAACTTAAAACAAGAAGTAGGCAACTTCCAGATAGTTACTGAAAGGGATACAACTTTAGCCAATACTTCTGGTTATCGGATCGATTTTAGTAGTGTTGATGATGAGCAAAATTTGAGAACTATAGAGTTTGTCACTCTCAAAGATTTCAAAGCTTACACCTTAACTTTTATTGCACCCGCAGACAGATACAATGATTTAGTTAAAATAGTTGAAAAAATGGTGCAAACTTTTGACATCCAACCTCAAAACTTAGATACTTGTTTCGCTCCCAAAGTAAACAAGTAA